The nucleotide sequence CTGTTTCCCAAGGGCGGTGCCATCACCGTGGCCGATTTGGTGGCCAAGGGCGCCGTTCGCAAGAACTCTTTAGTCAAGGTTCTCGGCAACGGCGAGCTGACCGTCAAGGTCGACGTGACCGCCGACAAGTTCAGCGGCAGCGCGCGCGAAAAGATCACCGCCGCAGGCGGATCGGTCACCGAGCTTTAGTCGAACTCGGTCGGCAGCGTGGGGTCGCGGTGGTGAGCGAGCGCGCGTGCAAGCTGCCGTGGGTTGACTCTGCCCAGCGATAGCGGCGGCAGCTCGTCCAGCCCGAACCAGCCCACGGCCAGCGTCTCCAGCGGTTGGGCCGGCTGGGCGGCGCCGTCGGTGCGGCAGAGGAAGAACAGCTTGTAGACGTGCACGGGCAACGGCGGGGTATTGCCTTGCACGTCACGGTCCCAGCACGAGATCAGCTTCACCACCGAACTTCGGTAGCCGGTCTCCTCGAGCACCTCTCGAACGACCGCGGACGACGGCGAATCGCCGGGATCGGCCCACCCGCCCGGCACGGACCAGTGGCCGTCGAGCCTCTCCTGCATCAACAGCACACGTTCCCGCTCATCGAAGACGACCCCGCGGACATCGACTTTGGGAGTGGCGTAGCCGGAATCACGTCCCAGTTCCACCGCAAGCTCGTCGGCGGGTCGGCCACTGATCGCCGAGAGCAGCTCGGCGGCGAGCCGGCCCGCCTGCTGGTAGCGGTCGGCGTCGTATGCGTTGGCGGCGTACGTCAGGCCGGTCTGGGCGAGCGCGGCGAGCCTGGTCGCCGCCCTGCGCACTGCGTCGTGAGCTGATCGGGTCATATCAGTTGTGGGATCACCTCTGCGGCAAGGCGTTCCATCTGTTCGCGGTTCTCCGCAACGTCGGCGCCGACGGGATTGAGCAGCAGCATCTCGGCGCCGGCGTCGATCACCGCACGCAACCCACCGACGACGTCGTCGGGTGTGCCGGACACCGGGACCGCATCGATGCCGCGCATCTGCCCGTAGATGCGCCGCAGCCCGGTGAGCACCCGTTCGCGGGCCTTGGCGGCATCGTCGTCGATCATCAGATAGACCCGCTTGCCGATGGTGAAGCGGGTTGAGTCCTTGCCTTGTTCGGCAAGCTCGGCGCGGACGATCTTGACGGCTCCGGCGAACGACTCGGTGGTCGACGAGCCCGCACCCAGAAACGCGTCGCCGTGGCGCACCGCTCGAACCAGTGCCTTGGGAGCCAGGCCGCCGAACCAGATCGGCGGGTGTGGCCGCTGCACCGGCTTGGGCTGCACGGGAAGGCCATCGACGTCGCGAAACCGGCCGTGAAACGTCACCTTCGGTTCGTCCGACCAGGCCGCCTTCATCAGCTGCAGGCCCTCGGTGAAATAGCTGATAAACGTTTTCTTGTCCACACCGAAGGCGGCGAACTGGCGTGCCCCGCC is from Mycobacterium conspicuum and encodes:
- a CDS encoding LLM class flavin-dependent oxidoreductase; the encoded protein is MKFSVAIPQFDFDGFDAAGLRAYLARAEELGFEGGWVIEQTIGAAPLLAPLELLAYCAACTERLRLGVAVLVSSLHDPLQLASAITAVDRLSHGRLDVGVAPGGGARQFAAFGVDKKTFISYFTEGLQLMKAAWSDEPKVTFHGRFRDVDGLPVQPKPVQRPHPPIWFGGLAPKALVRAVRHGDAFLGAGSSTTESFAGAVKIVRAELAEQGKDSTRFTIGKRVYLMIDDDAAKARERVLTGLRRIYGQMRGIDAVPVSGTPDDVVGGLRAVIDAGAEMLLLNPVGADVAENREQMERLAAEVIPQLI
- a CDS encoding NUDIX hydrolase → MTRSAHDAVRRAATRLAALAQTGLTYAANAYDADRYQQAGRLAAELLSAISGRPADELAVELGRDSGYATPKVDVRGVVFDERERVLLMQERLDGHWSVPGGWADPGDSPSSAVVREVLEETGYRSSVVKLISCWDRDVQGNTPPLPVHVYKLFFLCRTDGAAQPAQPLETLAVGWFGLDELPPLSLGRVNPRQLARALAHHRDPTLPTEFD